One Brassica napus cultivar Da-Ae chromosome A5, Da-Ae, whole genome shotgun sequence DNA window includes the following coding sequences:
- the LOC106450828 gene encoding nematode resistance protein-like HSPRO2, with protein MVDTDCKRKMVSPDLPTKLHVTIPSPFKLPVSSPISCSAPSSCSAYELYLRLPELSILWSSRDFPRWSHEPILKPSLQALEITFRLVLAVCSDNRPYINNREWNRRLDSILTCQIKLISSICEEEDESVPVGNERSSLSLLPQLATWRKSEAFGKKILSTIDNEMRFSKYTLGLGEQNISGKPNLQYDAVCRPNELYSLRNNPYADHIDNNENETLYILHQIIESWLHVSSNLLKRISTRVDQGRFGEASRDVYLVESIWKLLIEVEDLHLLMDPEDFLKLKKQLHIKTAGKNDAFCFRSRGLVEVMKMSKGLREKVPFVLGVEVDPTGGPRLQEAAMRLYARKGEECDKIHLLQGMQGVEAAAKRFFFSYKQVVAAVMGSAEMNTECDSVRQIFMEPTYFPSLDAAKTFLGEFWSHVG; from the coding sequence atggttgatACAGATTGCAAGAGGAAGATGGTGTCACCGGACTTACCTACCAAGCTCCACGTCACCATCCCTTCGCCGTTCAAGCTCCCTGTCTCATCCCCCATCTCCTGCTCCGCTCCATCATCTTGCTCCGCCTACGAGCTCTACCTCCGTCTCCCCGAGCTAAGCATCCTCTGGTCATCACGTGACTTCCCTCGCTGGTCGCACGAGCCTATCCTCAAACCGTCTCTCCAAGCTTTAGAGATCACTTTCAGATTGGTCTTAGCCGTTTGTTCCGACAATAGACCGTACATCAACAACCGCGAATGGAACCGACGGTTGGATTCGATCCTCACGTGTCAGATCAAACTCATATCATCCATCtgcgaggaagaagatgaatcaGTTCCTGTCGGGAATGAACGAAGCTCTCTCAGCTTGCTACCACAGCTAGCCACGTGGCGTAAGTCAGAAGCCTTTGGGAAGAAGATCTTATCCACGATCGATAACGAGATGAGGTTCTCTAAGTACACGCTCGGTCTCGGTGAACAGAACATCTCCGGGAAACCTAATCTCCAATACGACGCCGTTTGCAGACCGAACGAGTTATACAGCCTCAGGAATAATCCTTACGCTGATCATATCGATAACAACGAGAACGAAACGTTATACATCCTTCACCAAATCATAGAGTCATGGCTCCACGTGTCTTCAAACCTATTGAAACGTATCAGCACTCGTGTAGACCAAGGGAGGTTCGGTGAAGCGTCGAGAGACGTCTACTTGGTGGAGAGTATATGGAAGCTTCTTATTGAAGTAGAAGATCTCCACCTCCTGATGGATCCTGAAGACTTTCTTAAACTCAAGAAGCAGTTGCATATCAAGACGGCCGGTAAAAACGACGCGTTTTGTTTCAGGTCGAGAGGTTTGGTGGAGGTGATGAAGATGTCTAAGGGTTTGAGGGAGAAGGTGCCGTTTGTGCTGGGCGTTGAGGTGGATCCCACGGGAGGACCGAGGCTGCAAGAGGCGGCGATGAGGCTTTACGCGAGGAAGGGAGAGGAGTGTGATAAGATTCATTTGCTTCAAGGGATGCAAGGTGTGGAAGCTGCGGCGAAGAGGTTCTTTTTCTCGTATAAGCAGGTGGTTGCGGCGGTGATGGGGAGCGCGGAGATGAACACGGAGTGTGACTCGGTGAGGCAGATATTCATGGAGCCGACTTATTTTCCGAGTCTTGACGCGGCGAAGACGTTCTTGGGAGAGTTCTGGAGCCACGTTGGGTGA
- the LOC106450827 gene encoding eukaryotic translation initiation factor 3 subunit F, which yields MAAANEHTVLQFATPSSTTSILTARIHPLVIFNVCDCFVRRPDSAERVIGTLLGSILPDGTVDIRNSYAVPHNESSDQVAVDIDYHHNMLASHLKVNPKEIIVGWYSTGLGVNGGSALIHDFYAREVTNPIHLTVDTGFTNGEGAIKAFVSSNLSLGDRQLAAQFQEVPVDLRMVEAERVGYDVLKATAVDKLPNDMEGMELTMERLLSLINDVYKYVDSVVEGQTPPDNNIGRFIAEAVASLPKLPPQVFDNLVNDSLQDQLLLLYLSSITRTQLSLAEKLNTAAQML from the exons ATGGCGGCGGCGAACGAGCACACCGTCCTACAATTCGCGACTCCGTCATCGACAACCTCCATCCTCACGGCGAGGATCCACCCTCTCGTGATCTTCAACGTCTGCGATTGCTTCGTGCGACGTCCCGACTCAGCCGAACGAGTCATCGGCACTCTCCTCGGATCCATCTTACCTGACGGAACCGTCGATATCCGCAACTCATACGCCGTCCCTCACAACGAATCTTCCGATCAG GTTGCTGTGGATATTGATTACCACCACAACATGTTAGCTTCGCACCTTAAGGTGAATCCCAAGGAGATAATCGTTGGCTG GTATTCAACTGGTCTTGGTGTGAATGGTGGTAGTGCTTTGATTCATGACTTCTACGCTAGAGAAGTCACCAACCCTATTCATTTGACTGTGGACACTGGTTTTACTAATGGTGAGGGTGCTATCAAAGCCTTTGTATCTTCAAACCTTTCACTTGGCGATCGTCAGCTCGCTGCACAGTTTCAAGAGGTTCCTGTTGATCTCCGTATGGTTGAGGCTGAGAGGGTCGGAT ATGATGTTCTCAAGGCAACAGCGGTTGACAAACTCCCAAATGACATGGAAGGAATGGAGCTAACAATGGAGAGACTGTTGAGTTTAATCAACGATGTCTACAAATATGTTGACAGCGTCGTG GAAGGTCAAACACCTCCAGACAACAACATAGGACGATTCATTGCAGAGGCAGTAGCCTCGCTTCCCAAATTACCCCCACAAGTCTTTGATAACCTTGTGAATGATAGTCTccag GACCAATTGCTTCTGTTGTACCTGTCGAGCATAACAAGGACACAGTTGAGTCTAGCGGAGAAGCTGAACACAGCTGCTCAAATGCTGTAA
- the LOC106450826 gene encoding uncharacterized acetyltransferase At3g50280-like yields MPSLENSVTVISRSRVFPDQKSTLVHLKLSVSDLPMLSCHYIQKGCLFTRPHLPPHALLSHLKHALSLTLSHFPPLAGRLSTSEDGHVFLSCNDAGADFVSAAAKSVRVSDVIGGIDVPDVVKEFFTYDRTVSYDGHNRPILAVQVTELNDGVFIGCSVNHSVTDGTSLWNFINTFAEVSRGAEGNVTRHPDFTRESVLISPAVLKVPQGGPKVTFNENEPLRERIFSFSREQILELKAMVNKKRSWTVGNGEINGVEVFGKQSNDKLNGKENGKLTEMLESLLLRNDVVAVEISSFQSLSALLWRAITRARKLPSSKTTTFRMAVNVRHRLSPKLDPEYFGNAIQSVPTFATAGEVLSRDIRWSADQLNRSVAAHQDGKIRDTVADWEANPRCFPLGNPDGASVTMGSSPRFPMYDNDFGWGRPVAVRSGRANKFDGKISAFPGRDGNGSVDLEVVLAPETMAGIESDGEFMRYVSKK; encoded by the coding sequence ATGCCTTCTCTTGAGAACTCTGTAACCGTAATCTCAAGAAGCAGAGTCTTCCCTGACCAAAAGTCAACCCTCGTTCACCTCAAACTCTCCGTCTCCGACCTCCCCATGCTCTCTTGCCACTACATCCAGAAAGGCTGCCTCTTCACGCGCCCTCATCTCCCTCCGCACGCGCTTCTCTCCCACCTCAAACACGCTCTCTCTCTAACCCTCTCCCACTTCCCTCCTCTCGCCGGCCGCCTCTCCACCTCCGAAGACGGCCACGTCTTCCTCTCCTGCAACGACGCCGGAGCAGATTTCGTCTCCGCCGCCGCGAAATCCGTCCGCGTCAGCGACGTGATCGGCGGAATCGACGTTCCGGACGTCGTCAAGGAGTTTTTCACTTACGACAGGACGGTGAGCTACGACGGGCATAACAGACCGATCCTGGCCGTTCAAGTGACGGAGCTAAACGACGGCGTTTTCATCGGTTGCTCCGTTAACCACTCCGTCACTGACGGAACATCGCTGTGGAATTTCATTAATACATTCGCTGAGGTGTCGAGAGGAGCTGAGGGGAATGTGACACGTCATCCTGATTTTACGCGGGAGTCCGTGCTAATCTCACCGGCTGTGCTGAAAGTACCTCAGGGTGGGCCCAAGGTGACGTTCAACGAGAACGAGCCGTTACGGGAACGGATTTTCAGTTTCAGCAGGGAGCAGATTCTCGAGCTGAAGGCGATGGTGAACAAGAAGAGAAGCTGGACGGTGGGTAACGGCGAGATAAACGGAGTCGAGGTGTTCGGGAAGCAAAGCAACGATAAACTTAACGGAAAAGAGAACGGTAAACTAACGGAAATGTTGGAGAGTTTGTTACTGAGAAACGACGTCGTCGCGGTGGAGATCTCGTCGTTTCAGTCTCTATCCGCTTTGCTGTGGCGAGCGATCACTCGAGCGAGGAAGCTTCCGAGCTCCAAAACGACGACGTTTCGCATGGCTGTGAACGTTCGCCACCGTCTGAGTCCGAAACTTGACCCGGAGTACTTCGGGAACGCGATCCAGAGCGTTCCGACGTTCGCGACGGCGGGGGAGGTTCTCTCTCGGGATATACGGTGGAGCGCCGATCAGCTCAACCGGAGCGTGGCGGCTCACCAGGACGGGAAGATTCGAGACACTGTGGCGGATTGGGAGGCGAATCCGAGGTGTTTTCCTCTCGGGAACCCCGACGGAGCGTCGGTGACGATGGGGAGCTCGCCGAGGTTTCCGATGTACGATAATGATTTCGGGTGGGGGAGGCCGGTGGCGGTTAGAAGCGGGCGGGCGAATAAATTCGACGGGAAGATCTCTGCGTTTCCGGGGAGGGATGGAAACGGGAGTGTTGATTTGGAGGTGGTGCTGGCGCCGGAGACGATGGCTGGGATAGAATCTGACGGCGAGTTTATGCGTTACGTGTCGAAAAAGTAA